A portion of the Natronococcus sp. AD-5 genome contains these proteins:
- a CDS encoding class I SAM-dependent methyltransferase, which yields MAEALVQDVDPHAGEHVLDVACGSGTAALVAARRYCEVTGIDYVPELIERAEMRARAEGLDADFRVGNAQDMPFSDDSFDVVLSVYGVQFAADQERAARELLRVCKPGGKIGLAGPIPEGWSGDWFAAHAEYNPPPPGVESPLRWGTEGGLEELLGAGVRSIESDRRTALQYYRSIDHAVEVFSTYFGPTIQALEKIAPEEQQRLLEDLYDVMDRYNRATDGTAVVENQYLHTIATKK from the coding sequence GCCGAAGCGCTCGTACAGGACGTCGATCCTCACGCAGGCGAGCACGTGCTGGACGTTGCCTGTGGCAGCGGGACCGCAGCACTCGTCGCAGCCCGACGATACTGTGAGGTGACCGGAATCGATTACGTGCCCGAGTTAATCGAGCGCGCCGAGATGCGGGCACGAGCAGAGGGACTAGACGCCGACTTTCGCGTCGGCAATGCCCAGGACATGCCGTTTTCCGACGACAGCTTCGACGTGGTGCTCAGCGTCTATGGGGTCCAGTTCGCAGCCGACCAGGAGCGGGCTGCCCGCGAATTGCTTCGGGTGTGCAAACCTGGGGGCAAAATTGGCCTCGCGGGTCCAATTCCCGAGGGATGGAGTGGCGACTGGTTCGCAGCGCATGCCGAGTACAACCCGCCTCCGCCTGGCGTCGAATCACCGCTTCGCTGGGGGACGGAGGGGGGTCTCGAAGAGTTACTCGGAGCGGGTGTTCGGTCGATCGAGAGCGACCGACGGACGGCACTCCAGTACTACCGGTCGATCGACCATGCCGTGGAGGTGTTCAGCACGTACTTCGGGCCGACGATCCAGGCCCTCGAGAAAATCGCTCCGGAAGAACAGCAGCGACTCCTGGAGGATCTCTATGACGTCATGGACCGATACAATCGTGCGACGGACGGGACCGCCGTCGTCGAGAACCAGTACCTCCACACCATCGCAACCAAGAAGTGA